In the Patescibacteria group bacterium genome, one interval contains:
- the murB gene encoding UDP-N-acetylmuramate dehydrogenase — protein MLTQKFSKIQQNINLAEYTTFKIGGPAKYFYVAEDKDDLIEVLNFCLENKIPYFILGGGSNILISDQGFGGLVIKIINNNLKIINQDEKSKIIQAGAGDKLANVVGLALQNELSGLENFIGIPGTIGGAVRGNAGAYLKSISDVLKSVTVLRLENGDWQIQKLTPKECNFEYRQSIFKANQDIIWQVELELISGNKEEILAKMKEYILKRQQVQSPTWLSAGCVFINPSVQNIDLLVLEDQGYDVARFKETGKIPAGWLIEQLNLKGKTIGQAQVTYEHANFIINLGQATADDVLKLIKFVQEQVKNKFKINLELEIELVGF, from the coding sequence ATGCTTACTCAAAAATTTTCTAAAATTCAACAAAATATAAATTTAGCCGAATATACGACTTTTAAGATTGGTGGACCGGCTAAGTATTTTTATGTGGCTGAAGACAAAGACGACTTAATTGAGGTCTTAAATTTTTGTTTAGAAAATAAAATTCCATATTTTATTTTAGGTGGTGGGAGTAATATTTTAATTAGCGATCAGGGGTTTGGTGGTTTGGTAATTAAAATTATAAACAATAATTTAAAAATAATAAATCAAGATGAAAAATCTAAAATTATTCAAGCTGGTGCTGGTGATAAATTGGCCAATGTAGTGGGCTTAGCTTTGCAAAACGAGTTGAGTGGCTTGGAAAATTTTATTGGTATTCCGGGCACAATCGGCGGGGCGGTGAGAGGCAATGCGGGTGCTTATTTAAAATCCATTAGCGATGTTCTAAAATCGGTCACGGTTTTACGCTTAGAAAATGGGGATTGGCAAATTCAAAAATTAACACCCAAGGAGTGTAATTTCGAATATCGTCAAAGTATTTTTAAAGCCAATCAAGATATAATCTGGCAAGTAGAATTGGAATTAATTTCGGGCAATAAAGAGGAAATATTGGCTAAAATGAAGGAATATATTTTAAAACGCCAGCAAGTTCAGTCACCAACTTGGTTGAGTGCTGGCTGTGTTTTTATTAATCCTTCAGTACAAAATATTGATTTGTTGGTTTTAGAGGACCAAGGTTATGACGTGGCTAGGTTTAAAGAAACCGGTAAGATACCAGCCGGTTGGTTGATTGAACAATTAAATTTAAAGGGTAAAACTATTGGTCAAGCTCAAGTAACTTACGAGCATGCTAATTTTATAATTAATTTAGGCCAAGCGACAGCTGATGATGTTTTAAAATTAATTAAGTTTGTTCAGGAGCAGGTTAAGAATAAATTTAAAATAAATTTAGAATTAGAAATCGAATTGGTTGGATTTTAG